One segment of Rosa chinensis cultivar Old Blush chromosome 6, RchiOBHm-V2, whole genome shotgun sequence DNA contains the following:
- the LOC112172050 gene encoding endoplasmin homolog, which yields MRKWTIPSVLLLLCLLSLLPDQGRKLQANAEANSDEVVDPPKVEEKIGAVPNGLSTDSDVAKREAESMSKRRGNAQQFEFQAEVSRLMDIIIHSLYSNKDIFLRELISNASDALDKIRFLSLTDKEILGEGDNTKLEIQIKLDKEKRILSIRDRGIGMTKEDLIKNLGTIAKSGTSAFVEKMQTSGDLNLIGQFGVGFYSVYLVADNVEVISKHNDDKQHVWESKADGSFVVSEDTYNEPLGRGTEIRLHLREEAGEYLEESKLKELVKRYSEFINFPIYIWSTKEVDVEVPADEEEESSESSSSEEETEEDAEKTEDEDAEKKPKTKTVKETNSEWELLNDVKAIWLRNPKEVTEEEYAKFYQTLAKDFSEDKPLSWSHFTAEGDVEFKAVLFVPPKAPHDLYESYYNANKSNLKLYVRRVFISDEFDDLLPKYLNFLKGLVDSDTLPLNVSREMLQQHSSLKTIKKKLIRKALDMIRKLAEEDPDESNDKEKKDVEKSDDDEKRGQYTRFWNEFGKSIKLGIIEDAANRNRLAKLLRFESTKSDGKLTSLDQYISRMKSGQKDIFYLTGTSKEQLDNSPFLERLKKKGYEVIFFTDPVDEYLMQYLMDYEDKKFQNVSKEGLKLGKDSKDKELKESYKELTKWWKGALASDNVDDVKLSNRLADTPCVVVTSKFGWSANMEKIMQSQTLSDSAKQAYMRGKRVLEINPRHPIIKELRERVVKNPEDESVKHTAQLIYQTALMESGFALPDPKDFASRIYSSVKSSLNINPDATVEEEDDTEEPAEAETPANEATPEAESANADSQKDEL from the exons ATGAGGAAGTGGACGATCCCTTCCGTTCTGCTTCTGCTGtgccttctctctcttctcccagATCAAG gacGGAAATTACAGGCGAATGCAGAGGCAAACTCCGACGAGGTCGTAGATCCACCGAAGGTTGAGGAGAAGATCGGGGCGGTCCCGAATGGGCTATCCACCGATTCTGATGTCGCTAAGAG AGAGGCGGAGTCAATGTCAAAGAGACGCGGCAACGCTCAACAGTTTGAGTTCCAGGCTGAGGTGTCTAGGCTCATGGATATTATTATCCACTCCCTTTATAGTAACAAGGACATTTTCCTCAGGGAGTTGATTTCCAATGCTTCTGAT GCGCTGGACAAGATTAGATTCCTTTCCCTCACTGATAAGGAAATTTTGGGTGAAGGTGATAACACTAAGCTTGAAATCCAG ATTAAATTGGACAAAGAGAAGAGAATCCTCTCCATACGCGACAGAGGTATAGGTATGACTAAGGAGGACTTGATCAAGAACTTGGGAACTATAGCAAAATCTGGGACTTCAG CGTTCGTTGAGAAGATGCAAACTAGTGGTGATCTTAATCTCATTGGGCAATTTGGAGTTGGGTTTTACTCCGTCTACCTTGTTGCTGATAATGTCGAAGTCATTAGCAAACACAATGATGACAAACA GCATGTTTGGGAGTCGAAGGCTGATGGTTCATTTGTAGTTTCCGAGGATACATATAATGAGCCACTAGGACGTGGTACTGAAATTAGATTGCACCTCAGAGAAGAAGCAGGGGAATATTTGGAAGAAAGCAAGCTAAAA GAGTTGGTGAAGAGATATTCTGAATTTATCAACTTCCCCATCTATATCTGGTCAACCAAAGAGGTTGACGTGGAAGTTCCAGCCGACGAGGAAGAGGAATCAT CTGAAAGCTCCTCCTCTGAGGAAGAAACTGAAGAAGATGCTGAGaaaactgaagatgaagatgctGAGAAGAAACCAAAGACAAAGACAGTAAAGGAAACAAATAGTGAATGGGAGCTTCTAAATGACGTTAAAGCAATATGGTTGCGCAATCCAAAGGAGGTAACCGAAGAAGAGTACGCCAAATTCTATCAGACCCTTGCCAAG GATTTCAGCGAGGACAAGCCTTTGTCATGGAGCCACTTTACCGCTGAAGGTGATGTAGAATTCAAGGCTGTACTGTTCGTTCCTCCCAAGGCTCCTCATGATCTATATGAGAGCTACTATAATGCCAACAAATCCAATTTGAAGTTGTATGTTCGAAGAGTTTTCATATCAGATGAATTCGATGACCTTTTGCCAAAGTATCTGAACTTTTTGAAG GGTCTTGTTGATTCTGACACCTTGCCACTCAATGTATCACGAGAAATGCTTCAACAACACAGCAGTTTGaaaacaatcaagaaaaaacTTATCCGGAAGGCCCTTGATATGATCCGTAAACTCGCTGAAGAAGATCCTGATGAGTCCAATGACAAAGAGAAGAAAG ATGTTGAGAAGTCCGATGATGATGAGAAGAGAGGCCAATATACAAGATTCTGGAATGAATTTGGCAAGTCTATTAAACTTGGTATTATTGAAGATGCGGCCAACAGAAACCGTTTGGCAAAACTTTTAAGATTTGAGAG TACCAAGTCAGATGGGAAACTGACTTCACTGGATCAGTACATTTCAAGGATGAAATCTGGGCAGAAGGACATATTTTATCTTACTGGAACCAGCAAGGAACAATTGGATAATTCTCCTTTCCTTGAGCGGCTTAAGAAGAAAGGATATGAG GTTATCTTTTTCACCGATCCGGTTGATGAATATTTGATGCAATACTTGATGGATTATGAAGACAAGAAATTCCAGAATGTGTCAAAGGAGGGTTTGAAACTCGGTAAAGACTCAAAAGATAAGGAACTCAAGGAATCATACAAGGAACTCACTAAATGGTGGAAGGGTGCTCTTGCCAGTGACAATGTTGATGATGTGAAGCTGTCCAACCGATTGGCTGACACCCCGTGCGTGGTTGTTACTTCAAAGTTTGGATGGAGCgcaaacatggagaagatcatgCAGTCTCAGACTTTGTCGGATTCTGCCAAGCAAGCATATATGCGCGGCAAAAGGGTACTTGAGATTAATCCAAGGCACCCAATCATCAAGGAGCTCAGGGAGAGAGTGGTAAAGAACCCTGAG GATGAGAGTGTGAAGCATACAGCACAGCTTATTTACCAGACTGCACTCATGGAGAGTGGCTTTGCTCTTCCTGACCCGAAGGATTTTGCCTCCCGCATCTACAGTTCAGTGAAATCTAGCCTGAACATCAACCCTGATGCCACAGTCGAGGAGGAAGATGATACCGAAGAACCAGCTGAGGCCGAAACTCCCGCAAACGAAGCTACCCCTGAGGCTGAATCTGCTAATGCAGATTCACAGAAGGACGAGTTGTAG
- the LOC112172268 gene encoding uncharacterized protein LOC112172268, whose product MAVSDAVVGNLTTIYVAVIAGIKAFGVVSGRTFGGGFVLIASTVVVCLILVLTLTWDVSRKAKYAVSRDDADGGSDVHESCKGGICWHGVAVRSSASQVRFRLPEQLVSYGSS is encoded by the coding sequence ATGGCGGTGTCTGACGCAGTCGTGGGGAACTTGACGACGATCTACGTGGCAGTCATCGCCGGGATCAAGGCCTTCGGGGTGGTGTCTGGTCGGACCTTCGGCGGCGGGTTTGTGTTGATTGCCTCCACCGTCGTGGTTTGCCTCATCCTGGTTCTGACGCTGACGTGGGATGTGTCCCGTAAAGCCAAGTACGCAGTTTCCCGCGATGATGCCGATGGTGGTAGTGATGTGCACGAGAGTTGCAAGGGTGGGATTTGCTGGCACGGCGTCGCCGTCCGGTCGTCGGCTTCTCAGGTCCGGTTTAGGCTTCCGGAACAGCTAGTTAGCTATGGCTCTTCCTGA